In Rutidosis leptorrhynchoides isolate AG116_Rl617_1_P2 chromosome 2, CSIRO_AGI_Rlap_v1, whole genome shotgun sequence, one genomic interval encodes:
- the LOC139888470 gene encoding uncharacterized protein, translated as MFRFSNYVADNENFLACVKEGWDNVIECHAMYRVVKKLRLLKKKPLCKLMWSKDCLHANVIKIREDLDRIQKLLDEHPHSQDTRDEEIKTLKAYNDALWDEERFLKQKAKVEWLKAGDDNTSYFHKVVKAKNNRCRINAVMNSEGILVEGNDVPHVFVKHYIDFLGTNSTCMRMPIDQSMFDSKLSTDVATFMVRPVTDGEIKAAIFDIGDDKASGPDGYTSTFFKKAWDIVKAEVCQAVKDFFNNGQMLKEINHKIISLLPKVE; from the coding sequence ATGTTTCGATTTAGTAACTATGTAGCTGATAATGAGAATTTTTTAGCATGTGTTAAAGAAGGCTGGGATAATGTAATCGAATGCCATGCTATGTATAGGGTGGTGAAAAAGTTACGTCTTCTTAAAAAAAAACCTCTTTGTAAGCTAATGTGGTCGAAAGATTGTCTGCATGCTAATGTTATAAAGATTAGGGAGGATTTGGATCGTATTCAGAAGTTGCTAGATGAGCATCCTCACTCTCAAGATACTAGAGATGAAGAAATAAAAACACTAAAGGCTTATAATGATGCGTTATGGGATGAGGAAAGATTCCTAAAACAAAAGGCTAAAGTGGAATGGTTAAAGGCGGGTGATGATAATACTAGCTACTTCCATAAGGTGGTCAAAGCGAAGAACAATAGATGCCGTATTAATGCGGTAATGAACAGCGAAGGCATTTTGGTAGAAGGAAATGACGTTCCACATGTTTTTGTTAAACATTATATTGACTTCCTGGGAACCAACTCTACTTGTATGCGAATGCCAATTGATCAGTCCATGTTTGATTCGAAATTATCAACTGACGTCGCTACTTTTATGGTGCGCCCTGTAACAGACGGAGAAATTAAAGCTGCAATATTTGACATTGGTGATGACAAAGCGTCGGGGCCAGATGGGTATACTTCAACCTTCTTCAAAAAAGCATGGGATATTGTAAAAGCGGAGGTGTGCCAAGCGGTTAAAGATTTCTTCAACAATGGGCAAATGTTAAAAGAGATTAATCACAAGATCATTAGTTTATTGCCAAAGGTGGAATAG